From the Motacilla alba alba isolate MOTALB_02 chromosome 1, Motacilla_alba_V1.0_pri, whole genome shotgun sequence genome, the window CTGATGgtaagaatcacagaatgggcccagttggaagggaccacagtgggtcatccaacttccctgctcaagcagggccatcccagagcacatggcacgGGATGgcatccagatggttcttgaatatATCCTGTGAGGGAAATTCCACAACATCTCAGGGCAATCTGCTCCAGTGTGTGGTCACAGCACAGTGGAAGTCCTTCCTCATCTTCAGGTGGaactttctgtgcatcagtttctgcctgttgtcTTCTGTCCTGTcgctcagcactgctgagcagcgCCTGGGTCTGTCTTCTGACACCTCCCTCTGGTTGCTTACAGACactgatgaggtcccctctcagctgtcctttctcaaggctgaacaggcccagctccctcagtctttcctcataaAAGAGAGAGATAAGATAGAGTTTATGGTTCTTATCTACCATAATATTTCATCAGTCTACATGAAATGTTTTATGGGTTACTGCAGTAGTCTCAACTGTTGGTATATAATAACAAAGATTTCTTTTGTCTGTGTTCTAAACTTCATATTAAAACGTTGCAAATAATTGGGGGGACTTGTTTCTCAGAGTGCAGGTTTTCGGTTGGTTTTATTGCACTGTGCTGTCTTACAGAGCATTTactggaaaatgtaatttgGCTAtagagtttttttcccttcataaCTTCgtaaaagttaaaaaatgcaGTCTGACCATGACTGTGGAACAAATagtattgtttatttttaaaccagtGATTCATCCATTCTTGGCTGGAAGCAAGGTAACCTATGGTAGTATGAGCAAttaatgaagttattttttatatctGAACTTTATGGCACCTCAGGGGTGGGAGGCAGGAATCCATGTTAGAAACAATACTAATGGTATGATGGTTGTACCACTGATGGAAGATCCATAAATAGAGAAGGTGAAAAGATGATATTTTGATAATCATGCCTCTGTAGAGAGCATGGGGTACAGTCTTATGAAGTGTTGTGACAACATGAAAATTGTCTAAGTCATATTGCcagagataaaaaagaaatgggaagaggaagcagctgggaaatgccTAGTTAAGAAGCTCCTATATGTcatatatatgttttaaaattcttgaaactataaaatattctttcacGATCTATGAACAGTTTGCAGGTGATGAGACAAGAGTATTAAAATAAGCAGCTTCTTTCTAGCCCCTGTGCTTCCTACCCAGGCAATTAAAAGGTCTACAGAGAAACTTAATTTGAGAGGTGGTTCTTACCTCAGACTTGAGAGTATTTTCAGACAAGATGtttcagccaaaaaaaacccttagcTAGCTTTGTTTTATGGTTGACCTACTCTGACCTGTAGTAATATTGCTGCAACTTCTTGTATTTGATCTTTTTACAGTGGAAGTCTCCCAGTTttctctggaggaaaaaataaacaaactctattttctgcttttagggGAGTGGGTTAATAAAAATACTTGACAAGTGTGAAGATAGtgatttcaattttaaaagtcTCTGAGTCTCTGCACTGATTGCTATTTTTCAGGAACTTGGCTTGAATGTGATGATTTAAAGGGTCCATATTGCAAGAGACGTAAAAGATTTGAAGTTCCTCCTTCAGAGATTCATATTGTTatctgggaaaagaaagcatcCCGTGTGCCACAAGAACTGAATTCACAGTTCCAAAGTAAAAATAGTGAAGATATTACTCTTAATAATGTACATTCAAATTCCACAGTGTTGCATTGTGGTTTTGATAACACTGTCAGCGAAACACCTGCAGAACATCACAGAGAGGATTCTGTGAGGACTccaaagaagaaacagcagcaagtaACTGAGGACAAAAGTATTGTTCATCATGGTTCAGAAAATCTGGCAGATGGTGATCTTGTAACACTGATGCTTGAAGAAGTTCTAGTTGACTCGGAAGATAAATCGCTGCCTGATGGACAGATGGTGGGAAATAACCTTCTTGATGGATGGGGCACACCAGAACAGCAGGAACCAGCTTTTTCACTTAGCACTCCATATACAGCAGAGTTTGCTGGACCTAGTCTAGCTATGAACAATAAATCCATATTCTATGAAAATTCCAGTATTTGCTTACCTCTAGAAGAGTTGAACCCAGTAAATATTACTGCTCCTATGCCCAAAAAACATGACCCTGATTCATCTGACTCATTACCTTCTCAATTAAATGACAGAGCTAATTTAGCTAACAGAGAAGAACATGGATTAAATTCAGAACTACTGCTAAACAAGAAGTTGTTAGCAGTAGAAAATACTGTACAAAAACCACCTGACTTGAAAGATGCAATCAAAACTGTAGTTAATTCTCAAGTTGGCAGTTCTTCTGGTGCCAGTAATTCAGTTCAGTCCTCacacaaagacagaaaaggagGATTTGTAGGAAGCTGGGTTAAGAAATTAAACAAGAGTACTTCTTTTATGCCTTCAAGTGCCTCAGCTCTCAAGAATGAGAGAAGTTGCAAAACTCCCTCAGTGCAAAAAATAAGTGAAGTTCGGCTTCCAATTAAGGGTGCAAGTAACTTTGGTGGATTTCAAAGCAGAGGTACAATGAAAACAACTGAGACCCCAAAGTTAGTGACTCCTCAGAGTAATAATCATCCTTTATCAAATTTCAAAGGATTTTCTCAAAGCACTTGTCTTCCAACAGCAAATCATACCACTACCGTAGGTCCAACTTGGAATAAGTCAAAAAGCACATTGGGTACCTCAGGTAAAGTGACTCAATTCCCTTTACCTGGCTATAACTCTGGTAAGGCAGAAGAGTCAGAcagtgacaaaacaaaaaaacttcgcctaaaattgttaaaaaaactTAATGCTAAAAAGAAGAAGTTGGCTTCACTGGATAGATTAGCAGTGGAGcagatgaaacaggaaaaacctGTGAGTGGAGACGTAAGCACCCCATCGCAGACTGAATCTCAGAATGACAGTGAATTATTGCAGAGCTTTTTAAGGGAGCTGCAGTATCAGATCGATGTCACAGGTAATGAATCTGAATTTAATGCAAACGCTGTGCCAGGGTGCACTGGCCCTGATAACACTGATGAAATACTGGCAGAATTACTGTCCCCTACTTCGACTGTCACTTCCTTGGAGGCGCCAAAGAGCGAAGATGAGTGTATGTACATGGAAATGGTGCACAGCAGCGTGGCAATGACCGTGCCCCATGAGAACACCAGtgtgccacaggcagcagtgacaaATGAGGACCACAATTACTACAGTCCTGTAAAGGACACCACTTTGGAGCTTGATGCAATAAACAAACACAGTGTGAAAAAACTTTCTTTTGAAAGTCCTACGAGAGATGATATCCTCGAAGACCTGTTCTCCATTTCAGCACCAAGCTCAATGGCAGGTGACATGGATTTACCTCATTTTGATGAAACTCTGTTTGAAACTTGGTAAATACTCAGTTTCTTGAGt encodes:
- the USPL1 gene encoding SUMO-specific isopeptidase USPL1 isoform X2: MNCNPVETTAHEYCPVCKEKGQIQGLRTYRLNFQESIFLCENPQCIYPLGYKPLNSIISSTGSENHQAPSTHKKRKFGDISDFSAVESDPKIAKTNNVLNVQHAISADSVVKGCQSSLCIPKAGQHNVLQNDQQNPGSHVGSCMQNVDFETTTKTNNYQESLPKTSSPKTQLLPNSELLSTASEISLKEDKGSTNNRDLCLQWRNIHNLCWLDCILSALVHLETLKSALAEECNDGKCLLQKLLRKYNQASVLLNTCKRSKVKDVLPKAESQLNEIRNVIFTELKHQLRGELGTMKNPVFALQLLLKVDQQAEKLFLHSFSWKFECVRCGHKYQDRLKNTLTTFTNVIPDWHPLNAVHTGPCINCGNTSQRQQMLLQKVPSILMLHFDEGLPHNNLEKYSFQFEEATYQITSVVQYQTDKKHFISWSLNPDGTWLECDDLKGPYCKRRKRFEVPPSEIHIVIWEKKASRVPQELNSQFQSKNSEDITLNNVHSNSTVLHCGFDNTVSETPAEHHREDSVRTPKKKQQQVTEDKSIVHHGSENLADGDLVTLMLEEVLVDSEDKSLPDGQMVGNNLLDGWGTPEQQEPAFSLSTPYTAEFAGPSLAMNNKSIFYENSSICLPLEELNPVNITAPMPKKHDPDSSDSLPSQLNDRANLANREEHGLNSELLLNKKLLAVENTVQKPPDLKDAIKTVVNSQVGSSSGASNSVQSSHKDRKGGFVGSWVKKLNKSTSFMPSSASALKNERSCKTPSVQKISEVRLPIKGASNFGGFQSRGTMKTTETPKLVTPQSNNHPLSNFKGFSQSTCLPTANHTTTVGPTWNKSKSTLGTSGKVTQFPLPGYNSGKAEESDSDKTKKLRLKLLKKLNAKKKKLASLDRLAVEQMKQEKPVSGDVSTPSQTESQNDSELLQSFLRELQYQIDVTGNESEFNANAVPGCTGPDNTDEILAELLSPTSTVTSLEAPKSEDECMYMEMVHSSVAMTVPHENTSVPQAAVTNEDHNYYSPVKDTTLELDAINKHSVKKLSFESPTRDDILEDLFSISAPSSMAGDMDLPHFDETLFETW
- the USPL1 gene encoding SUMO-specific isopeptidase USPL1 isoform X1; its protein translation is MMDTQKTTNGLQVIGEGTGIGKSTLHMVGYLGKNCNPVETTAHEYCPVCKEKGQIQGLRTYRLNFQESIFLCENPQCIYPLGYKPLNSIISSTGSENHQAPSTHKKRKFGDISDFSAVESDPKIAKTNNVLNVQHAISADSVVKGCQSSLCIPKAGQHNVLQNDQQNPGSHVGSCMQNVDFETTTKTNNYQESLPKTSSPKTQLLPNSELLSTASEISLKEDKGSTNNRDLCLQWRNIHNLCWLDCILSALVHLETLKSALAEECNDGKCLLQKLLRKYNQASVLLNTCKRSKVKDVLPKAESQLNEIRNVIFTELKHQLRGELGTMKNPVFALQLLLKVDQQAEKLFLHSFSWKFECVRCGHKYQDRLKNTLTTFTNVIPDWHPLNAVHTGPCINCGNTSQRQQMLLQKVPSILMLHFDEGLPHNNLEKYSFQFEEATYQITSVVQYQTDKKHFISWSLNPDGTWLECDDLKGPYCKRRKRFEVPPSEIHIVIWEKKASRVPQELNSQFQSKNSEDITLNNVHSNSTVLHCGFDNTVSETPAEHHREDSVRTPKKKQQQVTEDKSIVHHGSENLADGDLVTLMLEEVLVDSEDKSLPDGQMVGNNLLDGWGTPEQQEPAFSLSTPYTAEFAGPSLAMNNKSIFYENSSICLPLEELNPVNITAPMPKKHDPDSSDSLPSQLNDRANLANREEHGLNSELLLNKKLLAVENTVQKPPDLKDAIKTVVNSQVGSSSGASNSVQSSHKDRKGGFVGSWVKKLNKSTSFMPSSASALKNERSCKTPSVQKISEVRLPIKGASNFGGFQSRGTMKTTETPKLVTPQSNNHPLSNFKGFSQSTCLPTANHTTTVGPTWNKSKSTLGTSGKVTQFPLPGYNSGKAEESDSDKTKKLRLKLLKKLNAKKKKLASLDRLAVEQMKQEKPVSGDVSTPSQTESQNDSELLQSFLRELQYQIDVTGNESEFNANAVPGCTGPDNTDEILAELLSPTSTVTSLEAPKSEDECMYMEMVHSSVAMTVPHENTSVPQAAVTNEDHNYYSPVKDTTLELDAINKHSVKKLSFESPTRDDILEDLFSISAPSSMAGDMDLPHFDETLFETW